From the Gymnogyps californianus isolate 813 chromosome 2, ASM1813914v2, whole genome shotgun sequence genome, one window contains:
- the NPVF gene encoding pro-FMRFamide-related neuropeptide VF encodes MKVISIKKFILFALATVVLLTSNSMCLDEQMKSSLQSREDDDDNYYEIKDDILEEKQRSLNFEEMKDWGSKNIIKMNPPTVNKMPNSVANLPLRFGRNYPEERSIKPIANLPLRFGRAFGENIPRHAPKVSHRLGRSPRVKSSSQSLLNLPQRFGKSLSVNLSQDIQESEPGNTTQVFKPYIKMHIKS; translated from the exons atgaaagtaatttcaaTCAAGAAGTTTATTCTATTTGCTTTAGCTACAGTGGTCCTTCTAACATCAAATAGTATGTGCCTAGATGAACAGATGAAGTCcagtctgcagagcagagaagatgatgatgataacTATTATGAG attaaAGATGATAtcttggaagaaaagcagaggagtctcaattttgaagaaatgaagGACTGGGGAtcaaaaaatatcattaaaatgaaCCCTCCTACAGTAAACAAGATGCCAAATTCAGTTGCTAATTTACCTCTTAGGTTTGGAAGAAATTATCCAGAAGAAAGAAGCATTAAACCAATTGCTAATTTGCCTCTGAGATTTGGGAGGGCTTTTGGAGAGAACATACCTAGGCATGCTCCAAAGGTATCACACAGGCTTGGGAGATCTCCACGTGTTAAAAGTTCCAGTCAATCACTTCTAAATTTGCCACAGAGATTTGGGAAGTCACTGTCTGTCAATCTGTCTCAAGACATTCAGGAATCTGAACCAGGTAATACTACACAAGTGTTCAAGCcatatattaaaatgcatattaaatCATAG